The following are encoded in a window of Saccharothrix longispora genomic DNA:
- a CDS encoding SURF1 family cytochrome oxidase biogenesis protein, whose amino-acid sequence MRFSFLLRPGWLALTLAVWVFAGACFTLLAPWQFSRDDERQAQNDAVTSSVRTDPVPLAGLLDRSNAELEWRRVTLTGRYLPEGQAVARLRTVQGEAAFEVLTPFELDDGVVVLVDRGYVRPVSGVRVPDLKPVPDGVVTVTAWTRVGESDDRDAFDQDGHRQVYAINPDVVGRAAGLTIRPGYFQLTEGQPGVEEALPLPKLDAGPYFSYALQWIAFGVMALGGWLYFTVREVRPGGALATGGGGAGSADRPRARRKSVAEMLAEDEDEAAPAR is encoded by the coding sequence GTGCGGTTCAGCTTCTTGTTGCGGCCCGGCTGGCTGGCGTTGACGCTGGCCGTCTGGGTGTTCGCGGGCGCGTGCTTCACGCTGCTCGCCCCCTGGCAGTTCAGCCGCGACGACGAGCGCCAGGCGCAGAACGACGCGGTCACGTCCTCCGTGCGCACGGACCCGGTGCCGCTCGCGGGCCTGCTCGACAGGTCCAACGCCGAACTGGAGTGGCGGCGCGTCACGCTCACCGGCCGCTACCTGCCCGAGGGGCAGGCGGTGGCGCGGCTGCGGACCGTGCAGGGCGAGGCGGCGTTCGAGGTGCTGACGCCGTTCGAGCTGGACGACGGCGTGGTCGTGCTGGTGGACCGCGGGTACGTGCGGCCGGTGAGCGGCGTCCGGGTGCCCGACCTGAAGCCCGTGCCCGACGGCGTGGTGACGGTGACCGCGTGGACCCGGGTGGGCGAGTCGGACGACCGCGACGCGTTCGACCAGGACGGCCACCGGCAGGTGTACGCGATCAACCCGGACGTGGTGGGCCGCGCGGCGGGCCTGACCATCCGGCCCGGCTACTTCCAGCTCACCGAGGGCCAGCCGGGCGTGGAGGAGGCGCTGCCGCTGCCCAAGCTCGACGCCGGGCCGTACTTCTCCTACGCGCTCCAGTGGATCGCGTTCGGCGTGATGGCCCTCGGCGGCTGGCTGTACTTCACCGTCCGCGAGGTCCGCCCCGGCGGCGCGCTCGCCACCGGGGGCGGTGGCGCCGGCTCCGCGGACCGACCGCGCGCTAGGCGGAAGTCCGTCGCCGAGATGCTCGCCGAGGACGAGGACGAGGCCGCACCAGCGCGATGA
- a CDS encoding TIGR02678 family protein, translated as MFDDLSEIDAAAVVRCARTLLRRPLLRADGPDGELLTLVYRHRAPLQDLFARVLGYRLVVERRFARLHKTGPGPDDSRGVPGMSPRGYAYVALTLAVLTGIGRQVLLSRLVSDVRAAAVEAGVEVVDDVVDRRALTAALRHLVSLGVLHETEGTVDVQAEALITVDTDLLGRLLTGPVAEATSPEQLVALAARPGPRGVEHAVRRRLVEDPVVLYADLPSEQADWLRRNQRKESALLEASFGLLTECRAEGVLVADPEDYLTDLYFPGTSTAARIALLALPELLESEPRPDGRHAVDVRVLREVCGRLVEDYPAAWSKQFTDDLDRLVEEVLELLRRMGLAVLSDDGWLVNAAAHRWVPVPDGDPERDRETERPAPVVESWSLFDEESA; from the coding sequence ATGTTCGACGACCTCTCCGAGATCGACGCGGCCGCCGTCGTGCGCTGCGCCCGCACCCTGCTGCGCCGGCCGCTGCTGCGCGCCGACGGGCCCGACGGCGAGCTGCTGACCCTCGTCTACCGGCACCGCGCCCCGTTGCAGGACCTGTTCGCCCGCGTCCTGGGCTACCGGCTCGTCGTCGAACGGCGGTTCGCCCGGCTCCACAAGACCGGTCCCGGCCCCGACGACTCGCGCGGCGTGCCCGGCATGTCCCCGCGCGGCTACGCCTACGTGGCGCTGACGCTCGCGGTGCTCACCGGCATCGGGCGGCAGGTGCTGCTGTCGCGGCTGGTGTCCGACGTCCGCGCCGCCGCCGTCGAGGCCGGCGTGGAGGTCGTCGACGACGTCGTGGACCGGCGCGCGCTGACGGCGGCGCTGCGCCACCTCGTGTCCCTCGGCGTGCTGCACGAGACCGAGGGCACCGTCGACGTGCAGGCCGAGGCGCTGATCACCGTGGACACCGACCTGCTCGGCCGGCTGCTGACCGGACCGGTGGCCGAGGCGACGTCGCCCGAGCAGCTGGTGGCGCTCGCCGCCCGGCCCGGACCGCGCGGCGTCGAGCACGCCGTGCGGCGCAGGCTCGTGGAGGACCCCGTCGTGCTGTACGCCGACCTGCCGTCCGAGCAGGCCGACTGGCTGCGCCGCAACCAGCGCAAGGAGAGCGCGCTGCTGGAGGCGTCGTTCGGCCTGCTCACCGAGTGCCGCGCGGAGGGCGTGCTGGTCGCCGACCCCGAGGACTACCTGACCGACCTGTACTTCCCCGGCACCTCGACCGCGGCGCGCATCGCGCTGCTCGCGCTGCCGGAGCTGCTGGAGTCCGAGCCGCGCCCCGACGGGCGGCACGCCGTGGACGTGCGGGTGCTGCGCGAGGTGTGCGGGCGGCTCGTGGAGGACTACCCGGCGGCGTGGTCCAAGCAGTTCACCGACGACCTCGACCGGCTCGTCGAGGAGGTGCTGGAACTGCTGCGCCGCATGGGGTTGGCCGTGCTGTCCGACGACGGGTGGCTCGTCAACGCCGCCGCGCACCGGTGGGTCCCGGTGCCCGACGGCGACCCGGAACGTGACCGTGAGACCGAGCGACCGGCGCCCGTCGTGGAGAGCTGGTCGCTGTTCGACGAGGAGAGCGCGTGA
- a CDS encoding fructosamine kinase family protein, producing the protein MTPADAATRLTGTPVAGSRPLSGAVWQADLADGGRVVVKRYDDPAAVIAEAASLEWLAEPGGPPVPRVRGHDGHWLCVDHVEPGRPSPGAAEEFGRALARLHATGAPAFGAPPPGGPADASIGLAPMRNTPSPTWPDWFHEHRVIRYARLAADAGALTADEAAVFDRVRVEAPGEPPARLHGDLWSGNVHWAADGRAWLIDPAAHGGHRETDLAMLDLFGCPHLDRVLAAYHEVSPPAPGRRERVPLHQLFPLLVHAVLFGRGYALRALASARALT; encoded by the coding sequence GTGACCCCCGCCGACGCCGCCACCCGGCTCACCGGCACGCCCGTCGCCGGGTCGCGCCCGCTCTCGGGCGCGGTGTGGCAGGCGGACCTCGCCGACGGCGGCCGGGTGGTCGTCAAGCGTTACGACGACCCGGCCGCGGTGATCGCCGAGGCCGCCTCGCTGGAGTGGCTCGCCGAACCCGGCGGGCCGCCCGTGCCGCGGGTGCGCGGCCACGACGGCCACTGGCTGTGCGTGGACCACGTCGAACCCGGCCGGCCGTCACCGGGGGCGGCCGAGGAGTTCGGGCGGGCGCTGGCCCGGCTGCACGCCACCGGCGCGCCCGCGTTCGGCGCTCCACCGCCCGGCGGACCGGCCGACGCCTCGATCGGCCTCGCCCCGATGCGCAACACCCCGTCGCCGACCTGGCCCGACTGGTTCCACGAGCACCGCGTCATCCGCTACGCCCGCCTCGCCGCGGACGCGGGCGCGCTGACCGCCGACGAGGCGGCGGTGTTCGACCGGGTGCGGGTCGAGGCGCCAGGGGAACCGCCGGCCCGGCTGCACGGCGACCTGTGGAGCGGCAACGTGCACTGGGCGGCCGACGGGCGGGCGTGGCTGATCGACCCGGCCGCGCACGGCGGCCACCGGGAGACCGACCTCGCGATGCTCGACCTGTTCGGCTGCCCGCACCTCGACCGGGTGCTCGCCGCCTACCACGAGGTGAGCCCGCCGGCCCCCGGTCGGCGCGAGCGCGTGCCGCTGCACCAGCTGTTCCCGCTGCTCGTCCACGCCGTCCTGTTCGGCCGCGGTTACGCCCTGCGGGCCTTGGCCTCGGCCCGTGCGCTGACATGA
- a CDS encoding DUF2397 domain-containing protein yields the protein MEAARLKLYAYLDAREHQRTYLAIMRLFASTLLADLSAGEVAGALAGAEREGRVEPGESRIENVISRLKQLVEWGNLVQGRREVVATSIAEFQHGSVRYQVGKLAVRVQRDADELLRVPEGAREVSRELLPAVERGLRQLGQTLAEALASEGRRPREVLAEQVTTLFLQHAELAATVRDFYAYLGQVVTRHHLAPEEISGFRNLLVEYIQMVVEDVLRHTPAIADALHRLGAARDDLLGLLGLLGRADLGERVERARGRSAEDWQELTDWFVDRPGRPSQVTALREATARAIGSLLASVKRATSGGGLLPGRRAELLKLALWFDTGSRSRGHELYAAAFGLHSARHVSPAPEHDRDDERTPWRDGPVVDVPVSVRSRGDRAARGRASKILDDPMTEQSLLAEAREADERRAASVAELSAAAPRLATTTLSGEALGVLCELLTLAMAQRDGADGPGSATDPVRGLTVTVAPAEGRTTRIRSTAGTLTLHDSTLVLD from the coding sequence GTGGAAGCAGCCCGCCTGAAGCTCTACGCGTACCTGGACGCGCGCGAACACCAGCGCACGTACCTGGCCATCATGCGGCTGTTCGCGTCCACGCTGCTCGCCGACCTGTCCGCGGGCGAGGTCGCCGGGGCGCTGGCCGGCGCGGAGCGGGAGGGCCGGGTCGAGCCGGGCGAGTCGCGCATCGAGAACGTCATCAGCCGCCTCAAGCAACTCGTCGAGTGGGGCAACCTGGTGCAGGGCCGCCGCGAGGTGGTGGCCACCAGCATCGCCGAGTTCCAGCACGGCAGCGTCCGCTACCAGGTGGGCAAGCTCGCCGTGCGCGTGCAGCGCGACGCCGACGAGCTGCTGCGCGTGCCGGAGGGCGCCCGCGAGGTGTCGCGGGAGTTGCTGCCCGCCGTCGAGCGCGGCCTCCGGCAGCTCGGGCAGACCCTGGCGGAGGCGTTGGCGAGCGAGGGCCGCCGGCCGCGCGAGGTGCTCGCCGAGCAGGTGACCACGCTGTTCCTCCAGCACGCCGAGCTGGCCGCCACCGTGCGCGACTTCTACGCCTACCTGGGGCAGGTCGTGACCCGGCACCACCTCGCGCCCGAGGAGATCTCCGGGTTCCGCAACCTGCTCGTCGAGTACATCCAGATGGTCGTGGAGGACGTGCTGCGGCACACCCCCGCCATCGCCGACGCCCTGCACCGCCTCGGCGCCGCGCGGGACGACCTGCTGGGCCTGCTGGGCCTGCTGGGCCGCGCCGACCTGGGCGAACGCGTCGAACGGGCGCGCGGCCGGTCCGCCGAGGACTGGCAGGAGCTGACCGACTGGTTCGTCGACCGGCCCGGCCGTCCGAGCCAGGTGACGGCGCTGCGCGAGGCCACCGCGCGGGCGATCGGGTCGCTGCTGGCGAGCGTGAAGCGCGCCACGTCGGGCGGCGGGCTGCTGCCGGGCAGGCGGGCCGAGCTGCTGAAGCTCGCCCTGTGGTTCGACACGGGCTCGCGGTCGCGCGGCCACGAGCTGTACGCGGCGGCGTTCGGGCTGCACTCTGCCCGGCACGTGTCGCCCGCGCCCGAGCACGACCGGGACGACGAGCGGACGCCGTGGCGCGACGGCCCCGTGGTGGACGTGCCGGTGAGCGTGCGCAGCCGCGGCGACCGGGCCGCGCGCGGGCGGGCGTCGAAGATCCTGGACGACCCGATGACCGAGCAGTCGCTGCTGGCCGAGGCGCGCGAGGCCGACGAGCGGCGCGCCGCGTCCGTGGCCGAGCTGTCCGCCGCCGCGCCCCGCCTCGCGACGACCACGCTGTCCGGTGAGGCGCTGGGCGTGCTGTGCGAACTGCTCACCCTGGCCATGGCGCAGCGCGACGGCGCCGACGGCCCCGGGTCGGCGACCGATCCCGTGCGCGGCCTGACGGTCACCGTCGCGCCCGCCGAGGGGCGCACGACGCGGATCAGGTCCACCGCGGGGACCCTGACCCTGCACGACTCCACGCTGGTGCTCGACTGA
- a CDS encoding cobalamin biosynthesis protein — MSLGRAVGLLLGVAADAVLGDPEGYHPVAGFGRAAKALERTLYRDARAAGVAHTAALVGGTVLAGVAVERLAGRNEVVRALTTAVATWAVLGGSSLADEGTAMGRELDGGDLEAARRRLPNLCGREPHRLDTFGLAKATVESVAENTSDAVVAPLFWGAVAGVPGLIGYRAVNTLDAMVGHRNERYRRFGWAAARLDDVANLLPSRLAALLTAAGAPVVGGSAGEAWRTWRRDASAHPSPNAGQVEAAFAGALEIRLGGRTVYAHGAEDRPVLGHGRSPDAGHVTRAVELSRVVGAAAAGLTAVIALVRPRPRPRRASRRRTSA, encoded by the coding sequence GTGAGTCTGGGGCGCGCGGTGGGGTTGTTGCTGGGTGTGGCCGCTGACGCGGTCCTCGGCGATCCCGAGGGGTACCACCCGGTGGCGGGGTTCGGGCGGGCGGCGAAGGCGCTGGAGCGGACGCTGTACCGGGACGCCCGGGCGGCGGGCGTCGCGCACACCGCCGCGCTGGTCGGCGGCACGGTCCTCGCCGGGGTCGCGGTCGAGCGGCTCGCCGGGCGCAACGAGGTCGTGCGGGCGCTGACCACGGCCGTCGCCACGTGGGCGGTGCTGGGCGGGTCGTCGCTGGCCGACGAGGGCACCGCGATGGGCCGCGAGCTGGACGGCGGCGACCTGGAGGCGGCCCGCCGCCGGCTGCCCAACCTGTGCGGGCGCGAACCGCACCGGCTCGACACGTTCGGCCTGGCCAAGGCGACCGTGGAGTCCGTGGCGGAGAACACGTCGGACGCGGTCGTGGCGCCCCTGTTCTGGGGCGCGGTCGCGGGCGTGCCCGGTCTGATCGGCTACCGGGCGGTGAACACCCTCGACGCGATGGTGGGCCACCGCAACGAGCGCTACCGCCGGTTCGGCTGGGCCGCGGCCCGGCTGGACGACGTGGCGAACCTGCTGCCGTCGCGGCTGGCGGCGCTGCTCACGGCGGCGGGCGCGCCGGTCGTCGGCGGTTCGGCGGGCGAGGCGTGGCGGACGTGGCGGCGGGACGCCTCGGCGCACCCCAGTCCCAACGCGGGCCAGGTGGAGGCGGCGTTCGCGGGCGCCCTGGAGATCCGGCTCGGCGGTCGCACGGTGTACGCGCACGGCGCGGAGGACCGCCCGGTGCTGGGGCACGGCCGCAGCCCGGACGCGGGTCACGTGACGCGGGCGGTGGAGCTGTCGCGGGTGGTCGGCGCGGCGGCGGCCGGGCTGACCGCGGTCATCGCGCTGGTGCGGCCTCGTCCTCGTCCTCGGCGAGCATCTCGGCGACGGACTTCCGCCTAG
- a CDS encoding DUF1349 domain-containing protein, which translates to MGITLFDRDDWRWLNEPRAWTDRDGLTITADPGTDLWRTTHYGYDRDSAHVLGVPVTGDLTLTASFTGEYAAQYDQAGIALHADDRNWIKAGVELVDGEFQISTVVTRDFSDWSVVGVGRVERVVISAVREGDAVTLRYGVGDGEPTSLLRLAYFPSGVEALAGVMAAAPDGPGFTARFDRVRVTPA; encoded by the coding sequence ATGGGGATCACACTCTTCGACCGCGACGACTGGCGGTGGCTCAACGAGCCCCGCGCGTGGACCGACCGGGACGGCCTGACCATCACCGCCGACCCCGGCACGGACCTGTGGCGCACCACCCACTACGGGTACGACCGGGACTCGGCGCACGTCCTCGGCGTGCCGGTGACCGGCGACCTCACCCTCACCGCGTCCTTCACCGGCGAGTACGCCGCCCAGTACGACCAGGCGGGCATCGCCCTGCACGCCGACGACCGGAACTGGATCAAGGCGGGCGTGGAGCTGGTCGACGGCGAGTTCCAGATCAGCACCGTCGTGACCAGGGACTTCTCCGACTGGTCGGTGGTCGGCGTCGGCCGGGTCGAGCGGGTCGTGATCAGCGCCGTCCGCGAGGGCGACGCGGTGACCCTCCGCTACGGCGTGGGCGACGGGGAACCGACCTCGCTGCTGCGCCTCGCGTACTTCCCGTCCGGCGTGGAAGCCCTGGCGGGCGTGATGGCGGCGGCGCCGGACGGGCCCGGGTTCACCGCCCGCTTCGACCGGGTGCGGGTCACACCGGCGTAG
- a CDS encoding low molecular weight protein-tyrosine-phosphatase, whose translation MTIAFICTGNICRSPVAAIIFREHLRRAGLGDLVEVTSAGTGGWHVGDPADPRAARSLTDNGYPAEHSADQVDEDHLGADLLVALDSGHARALRRLVDDPDRVRLLRSFDPDADGVDVPDPYYGDEEGFDLVIRMVEAAVPGLLAWTREHL comes from the coding sequence TTGACGATCGCCTTCATCTGCACCGGCAACATCTGCCGCTCCCCCGTGGCCGCGATCATATTCCGCGAGCACCTGCGCCGGGCCGGCCTGGGTGACCTCGTGGAGGTGACCAGCGCGGGCACCGGCGGCTGGCACGTGGGCGACCCGGCCGACCCGCGCGCGGCCAGGTCGCTGACCGACAACGGCTATCCCGCGGAGCACAGCGCCGACCAGGTCGACGAGGACCACCTGGGTGCCGACCTGCTGGTCGCCCTGGACTCCGGGCACGCCCGCGCGCTGCGCCGCCTGGTGGACGACCCGGACCGGGTGCGCCTGCTGCGCTCGTTCGACCCGGACGCCGACGGCGTGGACGTGCCCGATCCGTACTACGGGGACGAGGAGGGCTTCGACCTGGTGATCCGGATGGTGGAGGCCGCCGTGCCCGGCCTGCTGGCCTGGACCCGCGAGCACCTGTGA